In Streptomyces chartreusis, the following proteins share a genomic window:
- a CDS encoding FlgD immunoglobulin-like domain containing protein — protein MTRSRRLATVALSGAVALTCALPMVPAQAADSPVGTVRLRTEKRIEIDYQWAGASGFQYHSYVGNSTAWVGYPDVVPPAHAGPDDLATGTDVVNTRSGSTVTQRHRSTNVTATVTIPAGQTYAAAVGWSVLTRDTAGTLHVLRAAADGTTTDFPVAGLPTGAQPTAYVTGGSVGRLAVLYTLDGTSSVGLVDLAGGAFRTYVSGFSADPEVVFNDRWLVAGSKAIRVDAEPGTQPTSYSRGPGYLEAVVGDQVLTGNPDFIPGGTQPALTAGSLVTGTVTTVLSASFGGIGPTLDGGALATAGPSGIDWNVHRITPTQDGGVTTEKVAQIPAYATGVNGLALAGGELFLYGATTPGGYSRFNSFQLDAMGRPTGQQTPRSPALNVSTCLTGDAACPQLEALGDGRASYLSTDSEGKESVFDIGLDTTTIRNEPTGDSGGRIPSGSGRYVLYNGGSGTQRVVDFPNGTTEGTTVLTRPRTAAAVWGQVLWTPGTTQGAVVGKHLKTGQTVGTVATGAPCTPTDIQAVNTWLYWSCGSTAGVYDRATGRKITVPADNGPARLADGYLIRENRTTRELLLTDFHTGTAATRTLVKLPTQDWNTGGSNGRWAVDRFGGHIAYLNGTNGEVSIVNSGVPASALAQMESQTDAVPFGPTIGTPWRPVWQLNKPATWTLTLSNSSGRVVRTLTGSTQGAAVRPAWDAYGEDGRRVMSGTYAWKLTAQPRDAEGPALTVTGTTTVN, from the coding sequence GTGACTCGTTCACGAAGACTTGCCACGGTCGCGCTCAGCGGAGCGGTGGCTCTGACGTGTGCGCTGCCGATGGTGCCCGCGCAGGCCGCGGACTCGCCGGTGGGGACGGTCCGGCTCCGCACGGAGAAGCGGATCGAGATCGACTACCAGTGGGCCGGCGCGTCGGGATTCCAGTACCACTCGTACGTCGGCAACTCCACCGCCTGGGTGGGTTACCCGGACGTCGTACCGCCCGCGCACGCGGGCCCCGACGACCTGGCCACCGGCACCGACGTCGTCAACACCCGCAGCGGCTCAACGGTGACGCAGCGGCACCGCTCCACGAACGTCACCGCCACCGTCACGATCCCGGCCGGCCAGACCTACGCGGCCGCCGTCGGCTGGAGCGTGCTCACGCGGGACACCGCCGGCACCCTGCACGTACTGCGCGCCGCCGCCGACGGCACCACGACGGACTTCCCGGTCGCCGGGCTTCCCACGGGCGCTCAGCCCACCGCCTACGTCACCGGCGGCTCGGTCGGCCGCCTCGCGGTCTTGTACACGCTGGACGGCACGAGCTCGGTCGGTCTCGTCGACCTCGCGGGTGGAGCCTTCCGCACCTACGTGAGCGGCTTCTCGGCGGACCCGGAGGTCGTCTTCAACGACCGGTGGCTGGTCGCGGGCTCGAAAGCGATCCGGGTCGACGCCGAGCCGGGCACGCAGCCCACCTCGTACAGCCGCGGTCCCGGCTACCTCGAAGCCGTCGTCGGCGACCAAGTCCTCACCGGCAACCCGGACTTCATCCCGGGCGGCACCCAGCCCGCGCTGACCGCCGGCTCACTGGTGACCGGCACTGTCACCACCGTGCTCAGCGCGTCCTTCGGCGGCATAGGCCCCACCTTGGACGGCGGGGCGCTCGCCACCGCCGGGCCCTCCGGCATCGACTGGAACGTCCACCGCATCACGCCCACCCAGGACGGCGGGGTCACCACGGAGAAGGTCGCCCAGATCCCCGCCTACGCCACCGGTGTCAACGGACTGGCTCTCGCCGGCGGCGAGTTGTTCCTCTACGGCGCCACGACCCCCGGCGGCTACTCCCGCTTCAACAGCTTCCAGCTGGACGCGATGGGCAGGCCCACCGGGCAGCAGACTCCTCGCAGTCCGGCCCTGAACGTGAGCACCTGCCTCACCGGCGACGCCGCCTGTCCACAGCTGGAGGCTCTGGGCGACGGCCGCGCCTCCTACCTGTCGACCGATTCCGAGGGCAAGGAGTCCGTCTTCGACATCGGCCTCGACACCACGACCATCCGCAACGAGCCCACGGGCGACTCAGGCGGCCGTATCCCCAGTGGCAGCGGCCGATACGTGCTCTACAACGGCGGCTCCGGCACCCAGCGGGTCGTCGACTTCCCGAACGGCACGACGGAGGGCACCACCGTCCTCACCCGCCCCCGCACCGCGGCAGCCGTCTGGGGTCAGGTGCTGTGGACCCCCGGCACCACCCAGGGCGCGGTCGTCGGCAAGCACCTCAAGACCGGCCAGACGGTCGGCACCGTGGCCACCGGCGCGCCCTGCACCCCCACCGACATCCAGGCCGTCAACACCTGGCTGTACTGGTCCTGCGGCTCCACCGCGGGCGTCTACGACCGGGCGACGGGCCGCAAGATCACGGTCCCGGCCGACAACGGCCCGGCCCGCCTCGCCGACGGCTACCTGATCCGTGAGAACCGCACCACGCGCGAGCTGCTGCTCACCGACTTCCACACCGGCACGGCCGCCACCCGCACCCTGGTCAAGCTGCCCACCCAGGACTGGAACACCGGAGGCAGCAACGGCCGCTGGGCGGTCGACCGCTTCGGCGGCCACATCGCCTACCTCAACGGCACCAACGGCGAGGTGTCCATCGTCAACAGCGGCGTCCCCGCCTCGGCGCTCGCGCAGATGGAGAGCCAGACGGACGCGGTGCCCTTCGGCCCGACCATCGGCACCCCCTGGCGGCCCGTCTGGCAGCTCAACAAACCCGCCACCTGGACACTCACCCTGAGTAACAGCAGTGGCAGGGTCGTGCGAACGCTGACGGGCAGCACCCAGGGCGCCGCCGTCCGCCCGGCCTGGGACGCCTACGGGGAGGACGGCCGCCGGGTCATGAGCGGCACGTACGCCTGGAAACTGACCGCCCAGCCCCGCGACGCCGAGGGACCGGCCCTGACCGTGACCGGGACGACCACGGTCAACTGA
- the leuD gene encoding 3-isopropylmalate dehydratase small subunit, with amino-acid sequence MEAFTKHTGRAVPLRRSNVDTDQIIPAHWLKKVTRDGFEDGLFEAWRKDPEFVLNRPEREGATVLVAGPDFGTGSSREHAVWALQNYGFKTVISSRFADIFRGNSLKNGLLTVVLEQKIVDALWELTEKDPQAEVTVDLEAREVRAEGITAPFELDENSRWRLLNGLDDISITLQNEGDIAAYEAKRPSFKPRTLQG; translated from the coding sequence ATGGAAGCATTCACCAAGCACACCGGCCGGGCCGTTCCGCTGCGCCGCTCCAACGTCGACACCGACCAGATCATCCCTGCTCACTGGCTCAAGAAGGTGACCCGGGACGGTTTCGAGGACGGGCTGTTCGAGGCCTGGCGCAAGGACCCGGAGTTCGTGCTCAACCGGCCCGAGCGCGAGGGCGCCACGGTGCTGGTCGCCGGCCCCGACTTCGGCACCGGCTCCTCCCGTGAGCACGCCGTGTGGGCGCTGCAGAACTACGGCTTCAAGACCGTCATCTCCTCGCGCTTCGCCGACATCTTCCGCGGCAACTCGCTCAAGAACGGCCTGCTCACGGTGGTTCTGGAGCAGAAGATCGTGGACGCGCTGTGGGAGCTCACCGAGAAGGACCCGCAGGCCGAGGTCACGGTCGACCTGGAGGCCCGTGAGGTGCGCGCCGAGGGCATCACCGCCCCCTTCGAGCTGGACGAGAACTCCCGCTGGCGGCTGCTGAACGGCCTCGACGACATCTCGATCACCCTCCAGAACGAGGGCGACATCGCCGCCTACGAGGCGAAGCGGCCGTCGTTCAAGCCGCGGACGCTCCAGGGCTGA
- a CDS encoding MerR family transcriptional regulator encodes MRLAELSERSGVPIATIKYYLREGLLAPGRQINARTAEYDEEHLRRLRLVRAMIQVGRVPVATVREVLGHVDDDALPRTIRMGAALWALPQVPEPDEEDEHVRSAHEVADQLLESLGWSNAQALVTISPSYRSLVVAMAALRRLGYDWDPQLLLAYARLMHGAAALDLDFVETHGSEAEKVEAAVLGAVLVEPMLQALHRLAQEEESARRYGFGEQE; translated from the coding sequence ATGCGGCTGGCCGAGCTCAGCGAGCGCAGCGGGGTGCCCATCGCGACGATCAAGTACTACCTCCGTGAAGGCCTGTTGGCGCCGGGCCGGCAGATCAACGCCCGCACCGCCGAGTACGACGAGGAGCATCTGCGCCGGCTGCGCCTGGTGCGCGCGATGATCCAGGTCGGCCGGGTGCCGGTGGCGACGGTCCGCGAGGTGCTCGGCCATGTCGACGACGACGCCCTCCCCCGCACGATCCGTATGGGCGCGGCCCTGTGGGCCCTGCCGCAGGTGCCCGAGCCGGACGAGGAGGACGAGCACGTCCGGTCCGCGCACGAGGTGGCCGATCAACTGCTGGAGTCCCTGGGCTGGTCGAACGCCCAGGCCCTGGTCACCATCTCGCCCTCCTACCGTTCACTGGTGGTCGCGATGGCCGCGCTCAGACGGCTCGGCTATGACTGGGACCCGCAACTGCTGCTGGCGTACGCGAGGTTGATGCACGGAGCGGCCGCCCTCGACCTGGACTTCGTGGAGACCCACGGCTCGGAGGCGGAGAAGGTCGAGGCGGCGGTCCTGGGGGCGGTCCTGGTCGAGCCGATGCTCCAGGCCCTGCACCGGCTCGCCCAGGAGGAGGAGTCCGCGCGGCGGTACGGCTTCGGCGAGCAGGAGTGA
- a CDS encoding HU family DNA-binding protein: MNKAQLVEAIADKMGGRQQAADAVDHVLDAIVRAVVSGERVSVTGFGSFEKVDRPARYARNPQTGERVRVKKTSVPRFRAGQGFKDLVSGSKKLPRGGEVAVKKAPKGSLTGGASATVKKAAAKKTTAAKKATAKKTTAKKTTAKKTTAAAKKTTAKKTTAKKTTAAAKKATAAKKATAKKATAKKAPAKKATAKKAPAKKSTARKSTAKRTTRSR; the protein is encoded by the coding sequence GTGAACAAGGCGCAGCTCGTAGAAGCGATTGCCGACAAGATGGGCGGCCGCCAGCAGGCCGCCGATGCTGTCGACCACGTACTGGACGCGATCGTCCGCGCGGTTGTCTCGGGTGAGCGGGTCTCCGTCACCGGCTTCGGTTCGTTCGAGAAGGTCGACCGTCCCGCCCGGTACGCCCGTAACCCTCAGACGGGCGAGCGGGTTCGGGTCAAGAAGACCTCCGTTCCGCGCTTCCGTGCGGGTCAGGGCTTCAAGGACCTGGTGAGCGGCTCGAAGAAGCTCCCGCGGGGCGGCGAGGTCGCCGTCAAGAAGGCGCCCAAGGGCAGCCTGACCGGTGGTGCCTCGGCGACGGTCAAGAAGGCTGCCGCGAAGAAGACCACCGCGGCGAAGAAGGCCACCGCCAAGAAGACGACCGCGAAGAAGACGACGGCCAAGAAGACGACGGCTGCCGCCAAGAAGACGACCGCGAAGAAGACGACGGCCAAGAAGACCACGGCCGCCGCCAAGAAGGCCACCGCGGCGAAGAAGGCCACCGCCAAGAAGGCGACGGCGAAGAAGGCCCCGGCGAAGAAGGCCACCGCCAAGAAGGCGCCGGCCAAGAAGTCGACGGCGCGCAAGTCCACCGCCAAGAGGACCACGCGCAGCAGGTAG
- the leuC gene encoding 3-isopropylmalate dehydratase large subunit, which yields MGRTLAEKVWDDHVVRRAEGEPDLLFIDLHLLHEVTSPQAFDGLRKSGRPVRRLDLTIATEDHNTPTLDIDKPIADPVSRVQLETLRKNAAEFGVRLHPLGDVEQGVVHVVGPQLGLTQPGMTVVCGDSHTSTHGAFGGLAFGIGTSQVEHVLATQTLPMARPKTMAITVNGELPDGVTAKDLILAIIARIGTGGGQGYVLEYRGSAIEKLSMEARMTICNMSIEAGARAGMIAPDQTTFDYLEGRPHAPKGEDWDAAVAYWKTLKTDADAEFDAEVVIEAAELSPFVTWGTNPGQGAPLSASVPDPASYEDASERLAAEKALEYMGLEAGQPLRSIKVDTVFVGSCTNGRIEDLRAAAELVQGRKVADGVRMLVVPGSARVGLQAVSEGLDVVFKEAGAEWRHAGCSMCLGMNPDQLAPGERSASTSNRNFEGRQGKGGRTHLVSPQVAAATAVLGHLASPADLSDAETRTPAGV from the coding sequence ATGGGTAGGACACTCGCGGAGAAGGTCTGGGACGACCATGTCGTCCGGCGCGCCGAGGGCGAGCCCGACCTCCTCTTCATCGATCTGCACCTGCTGCACGAGGTGACCAGCCCGCAGGCCTTCGACGGCCTCCGCAAGAGCGGTCGCCCGGTGCGCCGGCTCGACCTGACCATCGCCACCGAGGACCACAACACCCCGACCCTCGACATCGACAAGCCCATCGCGGACCCGGTCTCCCGGGTGCAGCTGGAGACGCTGCGCAAGAACGCCGCCGAGTTCGGCGTGCGCCTGCACCCGCTGGGCGACGTCGAGCAGGGTGTCGTGCACGTCGTCGGCCCGCAGCTGGGCCTGACCCAGCCGGGCATGACCGTCGTCTGCGGTGACTCCCACACCTCCACCCACGGCGCCTTCGGCGGTCTGGCGTTCGGCATCGGCACCTCCCAGGTGGAGCACGTGCTGGCCACCCAGACGCTGCCCATGGCCCGCCCGAAGACCATGGCCATCACGGTCAACGGCGAGCTGCCCGACGGCGTGACCGCCAAGGACCTGATCCTGGCGATCATCGCCCGGATCGGCACGGGCGGCGGCCAGGGCTACGTCCTGGAATACCGCGGCTCCGCCATCGAGAAGCTCTCGATGGAGGCCCGGATGACCATCTGCAACATGTCGATCGAGGCCGGCGCCCGCGCGGGCATGATCGCCCCGGACCAGACCACCTTCGACTACCTCGAGGGCCGCCCGCACGCGCCCAAGGGCGAGGACTGGGACGCCGCCGTCGCGTACTGGAAGACGCTGAAGACGGACGCGGACGCCGAGTTCGACGCCGAGGTCGTCATCGAGGCCGCCGAGCTGTCGCCGTTCGTCACCTGGGGCACCAACCCGGGCCAGGGCGCGCCGCTTTCGGCGTCCGTCCCCGATCCTGCTTCGTACGAAGACGCTTCGGAGCGCCTCGCCGCCGAAAAGGCCCTGGAGTACATGGGGTTGGAGGCCGGTCAGCCGCTGCGTTCCATCAAGGTGGACACCGTCTTCGTAGGCTCCTGCACCAACGGCCGTATCGAGGACCTGCGCGCCGCCGCCGAGCTCGTGCAGGGCCGCAAAGTCGCCGACGGCGTACGGATGCTGGTCGTGCCCGGCTCCGCGCGGGTCGGTCTCCAGGCCGTCTCCGAGGGCCTGGACGTCGTCTTCAAGGAGGCCGGCGCCGAGTGGCGGCACGCGGGCTGCTCGATGTGCCTGGGCATGAACCCGGACCAGCTGGCCCCGGGTGAGCGCTCCGCGTCCACCTCCAACCGCAACTTCGAGGGACGGCAGGGCAAGGGCGGCCGTACGCATCTGGTGTCGCCGCAGGTCGCGGCGGCCACCGCGGTCCTGGGCCACCTGGCCTCCCCGGCCGACCTGTCCGACGCCGAGACCCGTACGCCCGCTGGAGTCTGA
- a CDS encoding HAD family hydrolase has product MSIRAVVWDVDDTLFDYTAADRAGMRGHLLAEGLLDGYDSVEQALVRWRRVTDAQWARFSAGEATFQGQRRDRVRVFLGTELTDAEADEWFERYIGHYEAAWALFPDVLPVLDALAGSHRHAVLSNSSLTVQDRKLRVLGVHDRFESILCAAELGVSKPEAGAFHAACAALDLAPHQVAYVGDHPEIDGRGAADAGLLSVWIDRGGAYTSDDGPGGPRRIASLAELPAILGADTRFGAPSTFR; this is encoded by the coding sequence ATGAGCATTCGCGCGGTGGTGTGGGACGTCGACGACACCCTCTTCGACTACACCGCCGCCGACCGCGCCGGAATGCGGGGACATCTGCTGGCCGAGGGTCTGCTCGACGGCTACGACAGCGTCGAGCAGGCCCTCGTGCGCTGGCGCCGGGTCACCGACGCCCAGTGGGCGAGGTTCTCCGCGGGCGAGGCGACCTTCCAGGGCCAGCGCCGTGATCGCGTACGGGTCTTCCTGGGTACGGAGCTCACCGACGCCGAGGCCGACGAGTGGTTCGAGCGCTACATCGGGCACTACGAGGCGGCCTGGGCCCTCTTCCCGGACGTCCTGCCCGTCCTCGACGCCCTGGCCGGCAGCCATCGGCACGCGGTGCTGTCCAACTCCAGCCTCACCGTCCAGGACCGCAAGCTGCGTGTCCTCGGCGTCCACGACCGCTTCGAGTCGATCCTGTGCGCCGCCGAGCTGGGCGTCTCCAAGCCGGAGGCCGGCGCCTTCCACGCCGCCTGTGCCGCCCTCGACCTCGCCCCGCACCAGGTGGCGTATGTCGGGGATCACCCCGAGATCGACGGGCGTGGTGCCGCGGACGCCGGGCTGCTGTCGGTGTGGATCGACCGCGGCGGGGCGTACACCAGCGACGACGGCCCCGGAGGGCCGCGCCGGATCGCCTCCCTCGCCGAACTCCCCGCGATCCTCGGCGCGGATACCCGTTTTGGAGCCCCGTCCACCTTCAGGTAA
- a CDS encoding DUF4188 domain-containing protein, with translation MGDAVFAKPVLGRTTADAEGDVVVLLIGMRINHFWAVHQWLPVMLSMFRMLGELARDSDRGLLGRVLLTASPRTYYIVQYWESKEKLYAYAAAPDMFHHKVWGIINRKERAGKARGHVGIWHEAYVVPEGAYESIYADMPAFGLAAAHGQVPVERRGRYAKDRFAHRSGTATS, from the coding sequence ATGGGGGACGCCGTGTTCGCGAAGCCGGTGCTGGGTCGTACGACCGCGGATGCCGAGGGCGATGTGGTGGTGCTGCTGATCGGGATGCGGATCAACCACTTCTGGGCGGTGCACCAGTGGCTGCCGGTCATGCTGTCGATGTTCCGCATGCTGGGGGAGCTTGCGCGGGACAGCGACCGGGGGCTGCTGGGGCGCGTGCTGCTCACGGCCTCGCCGCGGACGTACTACATCGTCCAGTACTGGGAGTCCAAGGAGAAGCTGTACGCGTACGCCGCGGCGCCGGACATGTTCCATCACAAGGTGTGGGGGATCATCAACCGCAAGGAGCGGGCCGGGAAGGCGCGCGGGCACGTGGGCATCTGGCACGAGGCGTACGTGGTGCCCGAGGGGGCGTACGAGTCGATCTACGCGGACATGCCGGCGTTCGGGTTGGCGGCGGCGCACGGGCAGGTGCCGGTGGAGCGGCGGGGCCGGTATGCGAAGGACCGGTTCGCGCACAGGTCCGGGACTGCGACGTCCTAG
- the cofC gene encoding 2-phospho-L-lactate guanylyltransferase, with product MQWTLVVPLKPLARAKSRLSDTAADGLRPGLALAFALDTVAAALACPAVKDVAVVTGDALAGRELGALGAHIVGDEPGGGLNAALAHAAGVVRTSRPETPVAALNADLPALRPLELARVLDAAAEFPRAFLPDAAKIGTTLLAASPGHELRSAFGTDSRARHRTSGAVELLLDAVDSVRQDVDTGADLRAALVLGVGPRTAAMAARLLIKEQ from the coding sequence GTGCAGTGGACCTTGGTCGTACCCCTGAAGCCCTTGGCCCGGGCGAAGAGCAGGCTTTCGGACACCGCGGCGGACGGATTGCGCCCGGGCCTGGCCCTCGCCTTCGCGCTGGACACCGTGGCCGCGGCGCTGGCCTGCCCGGCGGTGAAGGATGTGGCCGTCGTCACGGGCGACGCCCTGGCCGGGCGCGAGCTGGGCGCACTTGGCGCGCACATCGTCGGCGACGAACCCGGCGGCGGTCTGAACGCCGCGCTGGCGCACGCTGCGGGCGTCGTACGCACTTCCCGCCCCGAAACCCCGGTAGCCGCCCTGAACGCCGATCTTCCGGCACTGCGCCCGCTGGAATTGGCCCGGGTACTGGACGCGGCGGCGGAATTCCCGCGCGCTTTTCTCCCCGATGCGGCAAAGATCGGTACGACTCTGCTGGCCGCTTCCCCCGGCCATGAATTGCGCTCGGCATTCGGCACGGATTCCCGCGCCCGTCATCGCACGTCCGGTGCGGTGGAACTGCTCCTCGACGCGGTGGACTCCGTGCGCCAGGACGTGGACACCGGCGCGGATCTGCGCGCCGCACTGGTCCTGGGCGTGGGCCCGCGTACAGCGGCGATGGCGGCACGGCTGCTGATCAAGGAACAGTGA
- a CDS encoding lysophospholipid acyltransferase family protein has translation MPRRRIGFWYRFAAVLCKPPLVVLIKRDWRGMEHIPAEGGFITAVNHNSHIDPFAYAHFQYNTGRVPRFLAKSGLFKKGFVGAAMRGTRQIPVYRETTDALSAFRAAIDAVERGECVAFYPEGTITRDPDQWPMTGKTGAARVALQTRCPVIPVAQWGANELLPPYAKKPNLLPRKTHQVLAGPPVDLAEFYDKEMTPDLLKEATEVIMAAITRQLEEIRGEKAPETTYDPRQERIEQRRRTAAQNNSQAKAEQEEGQGT, from the coding sequence GTGCCCCGCCGCAGAATCGGCTTCTGGTACCGCTTCGCAGCGGTGCTCTGCAAACCGCCGCTGGTGGTTCTGATCAAGCGGGACTGGCGTGGAATGGAGCACATTCCGGCCGAGGGTGGATTTATCACCGCGGTGAACCACAATTCGCACATCGATCCCTTCGCGTACGCGCACTTTCAGTACAACACCGGCCGTGTTCCGCGATTCCTCGCGAAGAGCGGGCTTTTCAAGAAGGGATTCGTCGGCGCCGCGATGCGCGGCACCCGGCAGATCCCCGTCTACCGGGAGACCACGGACGCGCTGAGCGCCTTCCGCGCCGCGATCGACGCCGTGGAGCGCGGTGAATGCGTCGCCTTCTATCCGGAGGGCACCATCACCCGCGACCCCGACCAGTGGCCCATGACCGGCAAGACCGGCGCCGCGCGCGTGGCCCTGCAGACGAGGTGCCCGGTGATCCCGGTCGCGCAGTGGGGCGCCAACGAACTGCTGCCGCCGTATGCCAAGAAGCCCAACCTCCTTCCGCGCAAGACCCACCAGGTGCTCGCGGGCCCGCCCGTGGACCTGGCGGAGTTCTACGACAAGGAGATGACCCCGGACCTCCTCAAGGAGGCGACCGAGGTCATCATGGCCGCCATCACCCGCCAGCTGGAGGAGATCCGCGGCGAGAAGGCGCCCGAGACGACGTACGACCCGCGCCAGGAGCGCATCGAGCAGCGCCGCAGGACCGCCGCGCAGAACAACTCGCAGGCGAAGGCCGAGCAGGAAGAGGGGCAGGGCACGTGA
- the ndgR gene encoding IclR family transcriptional regulator NdgR, which yields MDNSSGVGVLDKAALVLSALESGPATLAGLVSATGLARPTAHRLAVALEHHRMVARDMQGRFILGPRLAELAAAAGEDRLLATAGPVLTHLRDITGESAQLYRRQGDMRICVAAAERLSGLRDTVPVGSTLTMKAGSSAQILMAWEEPERLHRGLQGARFTATALSGVRRRGWAQSIGEREPGVASVSAPVRGPSNRVVAAVSVSGPIERLTRHPGRMHAQAVIDAASRLSEALRRTG from the coding sequence ATGGACAACAGTAGCGGCGTCGGCGTTCTGGACAAGGCAGCCCTTGTCCTGAGCGCCCTGGAGTCCGGTCCGGCCACCCTCGCAGGGCTCGTCTCGGCCACCGGACTGGCACGACCCACGGCCCATCGACTGGCCGTGGCTCTGGAACACCACCGCATGGTGGCGCGTGACATGCAGGGCCGTTTCATTCTCGGCCCTCGCCTGGCAGAACTGGCCGCGGCCGCGGGAGAGGACCGTCTCCTCGCCACCGCGGGACCGGTGCTCACCCACCTCCGTGACATCACGGGCGAGAGCGCGCAGCTCTACCGCCGCCAGGGCGACATGCGTATCTGCGTCGCCGCGGCGGAACGCCTGTCCGGCCTTCGGGACACAGTCCCGGTCGGCTCGACGCTCACGATGAAGGCCGGTTCGTCGGCGCAGATCCTCATGGCCTGGGAGGAGCCGGAGCGTCTGCACCGCGGCCTCCAGGGCGCCCGCTTCACGGCCACCGCGCTCTCCGGCGTACGGCGCCGGGGCTGGGCCCAGTCGATCGGCGAGCGCGAGCCGGGCGTCGCGTCCGTCTCCGCGCCGGTGCGCGGGCCGTCGAACCGCGTGGTCGCCGCCGTCTCGGTCTCCGGCCCCATCGAGCGCCTCACCCGCCACCCCGGCCGCATGCACGCCCAAGCGGTGATCGACGCGGCCTCCCGCCTCTCCGAGGCCCTGCGCCGCACGGGCTGA
- a CDS encoding NAD(P)H-dependent glycerol-3-phosphate dehydrogenase, with the protein MSKPVKAAVLSAGSWGTAFGIVLADAGCDVTLWARRPEVADAINSTRTNPDYFPGVELPQGMRATTDPAEAMAGADFTVLSVPSQTLRANLAEWTPMLAPGTVLVSLMKGVELGTTMRMSEVIEDVAKVGHDRIAVVTGPNLAREIASRMPAAAVVACTDESVAQRLQAASHTPYFRPYTNTDVVGCELGGAVKNVIGLAVGIADGMGLGDNAKGSLITRGLAETTRLGVALGADPLTFSGLAGLGDLVATCSSPLSRNHTFGTNLGKGMTLQETIAVTKQTAEGVKSCESVLDLARRHGVDMPITETVVGIVHEGKPPVVALKELMSRSAKPERR; encoded by the coding sequence GTGAGCAAGCCCGTCAAGGCGGCAGTCCTGAGTGCCGGTTCGTGGGGCACGGCATTCGGCATCGTCCTCGCCGACGCCGGCTGCGACGTCACCCTGTGGGCCCGCCGCCCCGAGGTCGCCGACGCCATCAACTCGACCCGCACGAACCCCGACTACTTCCCCGGCGTCGAGCTCCCGCAGGGCATGCGGGCCACCACCGACCCCGCCGAGGCCATGGCCGGCGCGGACTTCACGGTGCTGTCGGTCCCCTCGCAGACCCTGCGCGCCAACCTCGCCGAGTGGACGCCGATGCTGGCGCCGGGCACGGTCCTGGTGTCGCTGATGAAGGGCGTCGAACTCGGCACCACCATGCGGATGAGCGAGGTCATCGAGGACGTCGCCAAGGTCGGCCACGACCGCATCGCCGTGGTCACCGGCCCCAACCTGGCCCGTGAGATCGCCTCCCGCATGCCCGCCGCGGCCGTCGTGGCCTGCACCGACGAGTCCGTCGCCCAACGCCTCCAGGCCGCCAGCCACACGCCGTACTTCCGCCCGTACACCAATACGGACGTGGTGGGTTGCGAACTGGGCGGAGCCGTGAAGAACGTCATCGGCCTCGCCGTCGGCATCGCGGACGGCATGGGCCTCGGCGACAACGCCAAGGGCTCGCTGATCACCCGCGGCCTCGCCGAGACGACCCGGCTCGGGGTCGCGCTGGGTGCCGACCCGCTGACCTTCTCCGGACTCGCCGGCCTCGGTGACCTGGTGGCGACCTGCTCCTCGCCGTTGTCGCGCAACCACACCTTCGGCACCAACCTCGGCAAGGGCATGACCCTCCAGGAGACCATCGCGGTCACCAAGCAGACCGCCGAGGGCGTCAAGTCCTGCGAGTCCGTGCTGGATCTGGCCCGCCGGCACGGCGTCGACATGCCGATCACGGAGACGGTCGTCGGCATCGTCCACGAGGGCAAGCCTCCGGTCGTCGCCCTCAAGGAGCTGATGTCGCGCAGCGCCAAGCCCGAGCGACGCTGA